One Pyrococcus furiosus DSM 3638 genomic window, AACCTCCTACATCTGCATTGGGATTAAATATCACTATCTCTTCAGAATCTTTCCAGAGAAAGTGATATGTTTTTCTAACTACTTTTACATAAGCTCTTGCATCAATCCTATATCCATAGGATGTTTTCGTTGATAATTTTCGTATCCAATAGTTAGGTTTTATAGTACCTAACATCTTTCTCTAAGCTATCATAATCTTTGCTCCTCACTTCTAGTAAATACAATGGAGAGAATACAGTTCTCTCCTTATCTCCATTTGTATACCATGTGAGGCTATAGCCAGATGCTGCAGCTGCTACTACACCATATTTTCCATTAATAGAAACATCAAAAGAGAGGTACGCGCTCCCATACCCTCTAGAAATTGACACCCTAGCATATGATACACTATCAGCAGTGTCAACCCATTTGCCAAGCAACTTTGTTACTGTTCCATGACCAGCAAGTTCAGGAGTAATTTCATTCTTTCTACTATTTACATAGGTAGATACTACTAAAATAATAAGCAATATTACACTAAATAATCTGTATGTAAATTTCAATACCACTGTCATCACCAAAACTTTATCGTAATAATTTTCCTTATAAAATTTTCATTGTACAGATATATAACAGAACATAGGTAGGTATAACTGAGAACTTAATTAAGTTAAGGACAAAAATAAAATTCCAAAATAATTTAGACAATCTTCTTTAGGAAATACTCGTGAATTCTAGTATCGTCAGTAAGCTCGGGATGGAATTCTAGACCGATAACGTTTCCTTGTTCAACCCCTACAACTCTATCTTCCAGCCAAGCAAGGGGCTTAACCTTGTCTGACAAAAGCTCAACTATCCTCGGAGCCCTAATGAAAACACCAATGAATGGTTTATCGTCAAATGCCAACTTTACAGGAGCTTCAAAGCTGTCAACTTGCCTACCATAGGCATTCCTGTTCACCTTCACATCAAGAACCTCAAGGAACTTTTGCTCTGGTGTAGCTCCAATAACTTCCTTTGCAAGCATTATCAGCCCTGCACAAGTACCCATTGCGGGGAGGCCATCCTCAATCATCTTTTTTAATGGATCAAATAATCCTGTTCTCTGCATTAGTCTTGAGATTGTTGTGCTTTCCCCTCCTGGGATTA contains:
- the pdxT gene encoding pyridoxal 5'-phosphate synthase glutaminase subunit PdxT: MVKIGVIGLQGDVSEHIEATKRALERLGIEGSVIWVKRPEQLNQIDGVIIPGGESTTISRLMQRTGLFDPLKKMIEDGLPAMGTCAGLIMLAKEVIGATPEQKFLEVLDVKVNRNAYGRQVDSFEAPVKLAFDDKPFIGVFIRAPRIVELLSDKVKPLAWLEDRVVGVEQGNVIGLEFHPELTDDTRIHEYFLKKIV